The following proteins come from a genomic window of Trifolium pratense cultivar HEN17-A07 linkage group LG4, ARS_RC_1.1, whole genome shotgun sequence:
- the LOC123923004 gene encoding uncharacterized protein LOC123923004, with amino-acid sequence MPPQRAANNRQNIDPTVDLAGAIHAIHAMATAMAQLAATTTQQAAARAHRDAIRDQREEAATEARELRDYNQYNPPKFNGEHDPDNAVRWLEDIEKIFEMLHCTDAKKLEYGTFLLRAEAESWWRGERQIMENNHEVLNWESFKQKFLGKYFPSSARSEKEAQFLKLYQGNMTISEYADKFDSLAKYFRYFRDHVDEDYKCERFEDGLRYEIRESVEPLEIRQFQALVEKCKKVERMKRGRTNRGATGGPSRPQGYQDRDNRGGRQHPYHRPQGNGRDQSRSQNSGGQRLHNAGNVRCYHCDQEGHVRTECQERVRVCYLCQQPGHFARECKEPKGNQVPPINNNDVSRPSAKGRVYHIGGEETLNAPGLTHGECEILY; translated from the coding sequence ATGCCTCCACAAAGAGCTGCTAACAACCGGCAAAATATCGATCCAACCGTTGACCTGGCAGGCGCCATCCATGCAATTCACGCAATGGCTACTGCTATGGCTCAACTAGCTGCAACTACTACTCAACAAGCTGCAGCTCGAGCCCACCGCGATGCTATCAGGGACCAGAGAGAAGAAGCTGCTACTGAAGCCAGAGAATTAAGAGATTATAATCAGTACAACCCACCAAAGTTCAATGGAGAGCATGATCCAGATAATGCAGTTCGTTGGCTGGAGGATATTGAGAAAATCTTTGAGATGCTCCATTGCACTGATGCGAAGAAGTTGGAGTACGGAACCTTTCTGCTCAGAGCCGAGGCGGAATCATGGTGGCGAGGTGAGAGGCAGATAATGGAGAATAACCATGAAGTGCTGAACTGGGAGTCCTTCAAGCAGAAATTCTTGGGTAAGTACTTTCCGTCGAGTGCCAGATCAGAGAAAGAGGCACAATTCCTCAAGCTTTACCAAGGCAATATGACTATCTCCGAGTATGCTGATAAGTTTGATTCGTTGGCCAAATATTTTCGTTACTTTCGTGACCATGTGGATGAGGATTACAAATGTGAAAGATTCGAGGATGGACTGCGGTATGAAATCAGGGAGTCTGTGGAGCCCTTAGAGATTCGTCAGTTTCAAGCATTGGTGGAGAAATGTAAGAAAGTGGAGCGGATGAAAAGGGGACGCACGAATAGGGGAGCAACTGGAGGGCCGTCTAGACCTCAGGGATACCAGGACCGTGACAATAGAGGTGGGCGACAACATCCATACCACCGACCTCAAGGGAATGGTAGGGACCAATCTCGATCACAAAATAGTGGAGGTCAGAGACTACACAATGCAGGCAATGTTCGATGCTACCATTGCGATCAGGAAGGGCACGTGAGGACTGAGTGCCAAGAAAGAGTTAGAGTTTGTTACCTTTGTCAGCAGCCGGGACATTTTGCTAGAGAATGCAAAGAGCCAAAGGGGAATCAGGTGCCACCCATCAACAACAATGATGTTTCTCGCCCTAGTGCTAAGGGACGTGTTTACCACATTGGAGGAGAAGAAACTTTGAATGCCCCAGGACTAACCCATGGTGAGTGTGAAATTTTATACTAA
- the LOC123923005 gene encoding replication protein A 70 kDa DNA-binding subunit C-like, producing MTISEYADKFDSLAKYFRYFRDHVDEDYKCERFEDGLLYEIRESVEPLEIRQFQALVEKSKKVERMKRGRTNRGATAGPSRPQGYQDRDNRGGRQHPYHRPQGNGRDQSRSQNSGGQRLHNAGNVRCYHCDQEGHVRTECPERVRVCYLCQQSGHFARECKEPKGNQVPPINNNDVSRPSAKGRVYHIGGEETLNAPGLTHGECEILY from the coding sequence ATGACTATCTCCGAGTATGCTGATAAGTTTGATTCGTTGGCCAAATATTTTCGTTACTTTCGTGACCATGTGGATGAGGATTACAAATGTGAAAGATTCGAGGATGGACTCCTGTATGAAATCAGGGAGTCTGTGGAGCCCTTAGAGATTCGTCAGTTTCAAGCATTGGTGGAGAAAAGTAAGAAAGTGGAGCGGATGAAAAGGGGACGCACGAATAGGGGAGCAACTGCAGGGCCGTCTAGACCTCAGGGATACCAGGACCGTGACAATAGAGGTGGGCGACAACATCCATACCACCGACCTCAAGGGAATGGTAGGGACCAATCTCGATCACAAAATAGTGGAGGTCAGAGACTACACAATGCAGGCAATGTTCGATGCTACCATTGCGATCAGGAAGGGCACGTGAGGACTGAGTGCCCAGAAAGAGTTAGAGTTTGTTACCTTTGTCAGCAGTCGGGACATTTTGCTAGAGAATGCAAAGAGCCAAAGGGAAATCAGGTGCCACCCATCAACAACAATGATGTTTCTCGCCCTAGTGCTAAGGGACGTGTTTACCACATTGGAGGAGAAGAAACTTTGAATGCCCCAGGACTAACCCATGGTGAGTGTGAAATTTTATACTAA